A portion of the Cellulophaga algicola DSM 14237 genome contains these proteins:
- a CDS encoding metallophosphoesterase produces MHKHFTLIVILLFFSGCATYHAKYKNIDDNQDTATTKEVSHTFYLIGDAGLSPIGGMNPALKVFKERLTKADKNSTAIFLGDNIYPAGLPDPVDSTSAFRTAASHLDAQISTLANFKGNKYFIPGNHDWYTEGLVGLKREQKYIQEKLASDDVFFPENGCPIETIEINDDVVVVVIDTEWYLTNWDKRPDINDKCDIKSRDKFLLEVEDVIKDNRERTTIIALHHPMFTYGSHGGQTTLKQQLYPSNKNIPLPVLGTVANVLRKTAGPSIEDNNNKMYRELRNRITTLAQFSDKVIFASGHEHTLQYIVEKNTPQIVSGSGSKKGHTKLLNGSEFSTGQMGYAVLEVYKDGSSKVRFYGLDDDLSENFLFGTEVLKRDRFLDDTIYDENFPATVSSSIYSAEEVDKSKLHEKIWGKKYRKYYGTKISAPTVRIDTLFGGLEPVKKGGGHQSKSLRLRDKNGKEYVMRAIRKSAELYLQSMAFQDQYIADDLKDTYTEKLLEDFYTGAHPFAPFAVATLSDAVDLYHTNPVLYYVPKQSALKEYNDTFGDELYMIEEHAGDGHGDLKSFGYSDELKSTDSMLEDLRDDEKYSVDTKLYIRARLFDMAIGDWDRHTDQWRWAEFKDKDTKKVVYRPVPRDRDQVFSEMGDGILMNIATRIIPGLRLMEGFNDKIRSVKGFNSSPKTYVLDMALLPETTESEWIEQANYLKKHITPAVIDEALLAFPEEIRDEKVAEIKSTLLSRLASITETAETYFSILNKFAVVTGTDKDDWFVINRINENETEIKAYRNIGDKKKKLFFEKTFNKKTTKEIWVYGLDDDDLFEVKGVKNNAIKVRLIGGQNNDIYDVETPRNISIYDYKSKENTFKNVKGVKVKLMDDYTVNTYQPLKIRTSTNQIIPTLGFNPDDGVKIGFQNTYTYNGFRQNPFTQKHELAASYYFATSGYDVAYTGEFAHIFENWNLELAARFTSPNFSINFFGFGNDTENFDDDFSMDYNRVRIETVKFAPSLVWRGRLGAKFKAGFNIESIEVEETADRFVNEFYQANGEETRNSFIGAEAEYTYENKDNQAFPTLGMATALKLGYKTDLNDADNGFAYVVPSLSFDYKLISNGRLVLATKWKGHFIVGNDYEFYQGASIGGVDGLRGFRNQRFTGKSSYYQNTDLRFSLRKKRTNILPTAMGIYGGFDYGKVWIPTIDSNTWHTSYGGGFFLNAADIISVNVAIFNSTDGARFTFGLGFGF; encoded by the coding sequence ATGCATAAACATTTTACTCTTATCGTAATTCTTTTGTTTTTTTCAGGATGTGCTACTTATCATGCTAAGTATAAAAATATAGACGACAATCAAGATACAGCCACTACAAAAGAAGTTTCGCATACTTTTTATTTGATTGGCGATGCGGGTTTGTCTCCTATTGGAGGTATGAATCCTGCATTAAAGGTTTTTAAAGAAAGATTAACTAAAGCAGATAAAAATAGTACTGCCATTTTTCTTGGTGATAATATTTATCCAGCTGGTTTGCCTGATCCGGTAGATTCTACCTCGGCTTTTAGAACTGCTGCTAGCCATTTAGATGCTCAGATTTCAACCTTAGCTAATTTTAAGGGAAATAAATATTTTATTCCAGGGAATCATGATTGGTATACAGAGGGACTAGTAGGGCTAAAAAGAGAACAGAAATATATTCAAGAAAAATTAGCTAGTGATGATGTCTTTTTTCCGGAAAACGGCTGTCCTATTGAAACTATTGAGATTAATGATGATGTCGTGGTTGTAGTGATAGATACAGAGTGGTACTTGACAAATTGGGATAAACGGCCAGATATTAATGATAAGTGCGATATTAAGAGTAGAGACAAATTTTTGTTAGAAGTAGAGGATGTTATCAAAGACAATCGCGAGCGTACTACTATAATTGCGCTGCATCATCCTATGTTTACCTATGGTTCTCACGGTGGCCAAACCACGTTAAAACAACAACTGTACCCATCAAACAAAAATATTCCTTTACCCGTGCTTGGTACCGTGGCAAATGTGCTTAGGAAAACAGCGGGACCTTCTATTGAAGATAATAACAATAAAATGTATCGGGAACTGCGTAATAGAATTACCACATTAGCTCAGTTCTCTGATAAAGTAATTTTTGCATCTGGTCATGAACATACCCTGCAATATATTGTTGAGAAAAATACACCACAGATTGTAAGCGGCTCTGGATCAAAAAAGGGACATACAAAATTGCTGAATGGTAGTGAGTTTTCAACTGGACAAATGGGGTATGCTGTATTAGAGGTTTATAAAGATGGTTCCTCAAAGGTTCGTTTCTATGGCTTGGATGATGATTTATCTGAAAATTTTCTTTTTGGTACTGAAGTATTGAAAAGAGATAGATTTTTAGATGATACAATCTATGATGAAAACTTTCCTGCTACCGTAAGCTCTTCAATTTATAGTGCGGAAGAAGTAGATAAATCTAAATTGCACGAAAAAATATGGGGAAAAAAATACCGAAAGTATTATGGTACTAAAATTTCTGCCCCAACGGTAAGGATAGATACCTTATTTGGCGGTCTAGAACCTGTTAAAAAAGGTGGGGGTCATCAATCTAAATCATTACGATTACGAGATAAGAATGGTAAAGAATATGTAATGCGTGCTATTCGTAAAAGTGCAGAATTATACCTTCAATCCATGGCATTCCAAGACCAGTATATTGCAGATGATTTAAAAGATACCTATACTGAAAAATTATTAGAAGATTTTTATACAGGCGCACATCCTTTTGCTCCTTTTGCAGTAGCAACCTTATCAGATGCGGTAGATTTATACCATACAAACCCTGTACTTTATTATGTGCCAAAGCAATCTGCCTTAAAAGAATACAACGATACCTTTGGAGATGAGTTGTATATGATTGAAGAGCATGCGGGAGACGGACACGGAGATTTAAAAAGTTTTGGATATAGTGATGAATTGAAAAGTACAGATTCTATGCTTGAAGATTTACGAGATGATGAGAAGTATAGTGTAGATACTAAGCTTTATATTAGAGCACGTTTGTTTGATATGGCTATTGGAGATTGGGATAGGCACACAGATCAATGGCGTTGGGCAGAATTTAAAGATAAAGATACCAAAAAAGTAGTATACAGACCAGTGCCAAGAGATCGGGATCAAGTATTCTCAGAAATGGGAGATGGTATATTAATGAATATTGCAACGCGTATAATACCTGGTTTGCGATTAATGGAAGGTTTTAATGATAAAATTAGAAGTGTAAAAGGCTTTAATTCATCTCCTAAAACCTATGTCTTGGACATGGCTTTGTTACCAGAGACTACGGAAAGTGAATGGATAGAACAAGCTAATTACCTTAAGAAACATATTACTCCAGCAGTTATAGATGAAGCACTTTTAGCTTTTCCTGAAGAAATAAGAGATGAGAAAGTTGCTGAAATTAAAAGTACTTTGTTATCCCGTTTAGCTTCAATAACAGAAACCGCAGAAACGTATTTTTCCATCCTAAATAAATTTGCAGTAGTTACAGGAACAGATAAGGATGATTGGTTTGTAATTAATAGAATAAATGAAAATGAAACAGAAATTAAAGCGTACAGAAATATAGGCGATAAAAAGAAGAAGCTGTTTTTCGAGAAGACTTTCAATAAAAAAACCACTAAAGAAATTTGGGTGTATGGTTTAGATGATGATGATTTATTTGAGGTAAAAGGAGTTAAGAATAATGCAATTAAAGTAAGACTAATTGGAGGTCAGAATAATGATATATACGATGTAGAGACACCACGTAATATTAGTATTTACGATTATAAGAGCAAGGAGAATACATTTAAAAATGTAAAAGGCGTTAAGGTAAAGCTGATGGATGATTATACGGTGAATACCTATCAGCCCTTAAAAATAAGGACCAGTACAAACCAGATTATACCCACTTTAGGTTTTAATCCGGATGATGGTGTTAAGATAGGGTTCCAGAATACCTATACATATAACGGGTTTAGACAAAATCCGTTTACACAGAAACATGAACTTGCAGCATCATATTATTTTGCAACGAGTGGTTATGATGTTGCCTATACCGGGGAATTTGCACATATTTTTGAAAACTGGAATTTAGAACTTGCAGCACGATTTACGAGTCCAAATTTTTCAATTAACTTTTTTGGATTTGGGAATGACACGGAAAACTTTGATGATGATTTTAGTATGGACTATAATAGAGTGCGTATTGAAACTGTAAAATTTGCTCCCTCTTTAGTTTGGAGGGGTAGATTAGGAGCAAAGTTTAAAGCAGGATTTAATATTGAATCTATCGAGGTAGAAGAAACAGCAGATAGGTTTGTAAATGAATTTTACCAGGCCAATGGTGAAGAAACTAGAAATAGTTTTATTGGTGCGGAAGCAGAATATACATATGAAAATAAGGATAACCAAGCATTTCCAACCTTAGGGATGGCCACAGCGCTTAAATTAGGGTATAAAACAGATTTAAATGACGCCGATAATGGGTTTGCTTACGTAGTGCCAAGTTTGTCTTTTGATTACAAATTAATATCAAATGGGAGATTAGTCTTAGCTACTAAATGGAAAGGTCACTTTATTGTTGGTAATGATTATGAATTTTACCAAGGGGCTAGTATTGGAGGGGTAGATGGGTTACGTGGATTTAGAAATCAACGGTTTACCGGAAAATCTTCCTATTATCAAAATACAGATCTAAGGTTTAGCTTGCGAAAAAAAAGAACCAATATTTTACCTACAGCCATGGGAATTTATGGAGGGTTTGATTATGGTAAAGTTTGGATTCCTACAATAGATTCAAATACTTGGCATACCTCATATGGGGGTGGTTTTTTCTTGAATGCTGCAGATATCATATCTGTTAATGTAGCTATTTTTAATAGTACAGATGGTGCAAGATTTACTTTTGGGCTAGGCTTTGGATTCTAA
- a CDS encoding Pycsar system effector family protein: MNDILSKTEEHATELLTKKLDSSYLYHNLRHTQRVVKSTKELLNFYSLKEEENNAITIAAWLHDIGYTVSATDHEEHGAKLAKAFLENLNCEQGLITTVCRLILATKMGHDPKDICEEIIKDADCSHFAQSSYVETSELLRDELAQLNIATLTRKEWRNKNIELFRTQHHYYTEYAKENWQPKKDENLEDLLKKKKKNSKLVKKEELKVSLKNKSPERGIQTMFRVTMRNHLKLSDIADTKANILLSVNAIIISLILANLIPKLDNPTNDYLVIPAAIFVIFSVASMIMSVLATRPNVTSGEFTKEDVENKKVNLLFFGNFHKMKLEEYEWAIQELIKDQVYVYSSLTKDLYFLGLVLDKKYKLLRWTYTIFMIGMVLSVIAFFVALKFYGPERIIELPT, translated from the coding sequence ATGAACGACATATTATCCAAAACCGAAGAACATGCTACAGAGCTACTGACTAAAAAATTAGATAGCAGCTATTTGTATCATAATCTAAGACACACTCAAAGAGTCGTTAAAAGTACTAAAGAATTACTAAACTTTTATAGCCTAAAGGAGGAAGAAAATAACGCAATCACTATTGCTGCATGGCTTCATGACATTGGTTACACCGTTAGCGCTACAGATCATGAAGAACACGGAGCTAAACTTGCTAAAGCATTTTTAGAAAACTTAAATTGTGAACAAGGTCTTATAACGACCGTTTGCAGATTAATTTTAGCCACTAAAATGGGTCATGACCCCAAAGATATTTGTGAAGAAATTATAAAAGATGCAGATTGTTCGCATTTTGCACAAAGTAGTTACGTAGAAACGTCTGAACTTTTAAGAGATGAATTAGCCCAGTTAAACATCGCTACTTTAACTAGAAAAGAATGGCGTAATAAGAATATTGAGCTCTTTAGAACGCAACATCATTATTATACCGAGTATGCCAAAGAAAATTGGCAACCAAAAAAAGACGAAAACTTAGAAGACTTATTAAAGAAAAAAAAGAAAAATAGCAAGCTCGTAAAAAAAGAAGAGTTAAAAGTTAGCTTAAAAAACAAAAGTCCTGAACGCGGCATCCAAACTATGTTTCGCGTAACCATGCGCAATCATTTAAAGCTAAGTGATATTGCAGATACAAAAGCTAACATTTTACTATCCGTAAATGCTATTATTATCTCTTTAATTTTAGCCAACCTAATACCAAAACTGGATAACCCCACAAATGATTACTTAGTAATACCCGCTGCAATATTTGTTATTTTTAGTGTTGCATCAATGATTATGTCAGTATTAGCTACGCGGCCTAATGTAACGAGTGGCGAGTTTACCAAGGAAGATGTTGAAAACAAAAAAGTAAATCTACTATTTTTTGGAAACTTTCATAAAATGAAACTAGAGGAATATGAATGGGCAATTCAAGAATTAATAAAAGACCAAGTATATGTGTATTCTTCATTGACTAAAGATTTATATTTTCTAGGATTAGTTTTAGATAAAAAATATAAGCTTTTACGCTGGACGTATACTATCTTTATGATTGGTATGGTACTATCTGTAATTGCATTTTTTGTAGCCTTAAAATTTTATGGACCAGAACGCATCATAGAATTACCTACTTAA
- a CDS encoding sensor histidine kinase: MTTTGEKLKERIKELTCLYEVTSIIVNCDYNQLETTLEAIVDCLKKAMRYDKDAFVFLSCDQYDITSHSILPALVSIKSPINVFNTIDGHIIVGYPESDYTPKDFLKEELTLLNNISLAIGNLLEKKQIRENEITIKRQVERADRLNILGEITAGIAHELNTPLANILGFAELLKTNLTEEKAIRDLDKIVDSAIFSREVVKKLMFFTCEMPQQMGILTINPIILNVLNLLDLTFKKNKVKHSLSINKDAIQLRADSVQLTQVLFNLIMNAIYFSPPHSTISIKVEELVHHIKISISDEGSGISKTNEEKIFQPFFTTKPVGEGSGLGLSVVHGIVKSHKGQIIYSPNTPKGATFIVDFPKL; the protein is encoded by the coding sequence ATGACAACTACTGGTGAAAAACTTAAAGAAAGAATAAAAGAACTTACGTGTCTCTACGAGGTAACTTCTATTATCGTAAATTGTGATTACAACCAATTAGAAACTACATTAGAAGCCATTGTAGACTGCTTAAAAAAAGCAATGCGATATGATAAAGATGCTTTTGTATTTCTTTCCTGTGACCAATATGATATAACCTCTCATTCTATACTTCCTGCACTCGTATCTATAAAATCTCCTATAAACGTTTTTAATACTATTGATGGACATATTATTGTAGGCTATCCTGAAAGCGATTATACTCCAAAAGATTTCTTAAAAGAAGAACTTACGTTACTAAATAATATAAGTCTTGCCATTGGGAACCTATTAGAAAAAAAACAAATACGAGAAAATGAAATTACTATAAAAAGGCAAGTTGAGCGAGCAGATAGATTAAATATATTAGGAGAAATCACTGCGGGAATAGCGCACGAATTAAACACACCGCTTGCCAATATCTTAGGTTTTGCAGAACTTCTAAAAACTAACCTTACAGAAGAAAAAGCCATTCGTGATTTGGATAAAATTGTTGACAGCGCTATTTTCTCGAGAGAAGTAGTTAAAAAACTGATGTTTTTTACTTGCGAAATGCCACAACAAATGGGCATATTAACCATTAATCCTATTATTTTAAATGTACTGAATCTCTTAGATCTTACTTTTAAGAAAAATAAAGTAAAACACAGCCTTTCTATAAATAAAGATGCTATTCAACTAAGAGCAGATAGTGTTCAACTAACACAAGTCTTGTTTAATTTAATTATGAATGCTATTTACTTTTCTCCACCGCACTCCACAATTTCAATTAAGGTTGAAGAATTGGTACACCATATAAAAATTAGTATTTCTGATGAAGGTTCTGGCATATCAAAAACCAATGAGGAAAAAATATTTCAGCCTTTCTTTACCACCAAACCCGTAGGAGAAGGCTCAGGGCTAGGATTAAGTGTAGTACATGGCATTGTAAAAAGTCATAAAGGCCAAATTATTTATTCCCCTAACACTCCAAAAGGGGCAACTTTTATTGTTGATTTTCCTAAATTATAA
- a CDS encoding sigma-54-dependent transcriptional regulator, with translation MQLLKENILIVDDDVNILELLQRQLQLLNYHIYKAVSVQQALYILKETEIDLLITDIQMPEVDGLELIKYASEHYPKIPKLVITGFPSLDGALNVIKSGATDYLTKPFTKEELKLAVKKSLENKTSVVSIRNTKHTEDLNSEMIGNSPSFKKITHIINRVKDNKATVLVQGESGTGKELVSRAIHYSGKFSREPFIAVNCAAIPENLLEAELFGYTKGAFTGANENRNGFFQASNKGTLFLDEIGNASLAVQAKLLRALQEKEITKVGSQKTEKIDVRIIAATNENLSAMIDKKLFREDLYYRLTVVQIVVPPLRERKDDIKLLVDKFIRKYGIEYKDRLLNISQEALAILERYSWPGNIRELENVIQNAVIMSDRIIDVENLPENLKFKIEFPKNSLKSLAEIEKEYIQKVLFSTNNNKTKAAEILQIDRKTLREKLK, from the coding sequence ATGCAATTACTTAAAGAAAATATCTTAATTGTAGATGATGATGTTAATATTTTAGAATTACTACAACGTCAATTGCAACTACTAAATTACCATATTTACAAAGCTGTATCTGTGCAACAAGCCTTATATATTCTTAAAGAGACAGAAATAGATTTATTAATAACTGACATACAAATGCCAGAAGTTGATGGTTTAGAGCTTATAAAATACGCCTCAGAACATTATCCAAAAATACCAAAACTAGTTATTACTGGTTTCCCCTCTTTGGATGGGGCTTTAAACGTTATTAAATCTGGAGCTACAGATTATTTAACGAAACCTTTTACTAAAGAAGAGCTAAAACTAGCTGTAAAAAAGAGTTTAGAAAATAAAACGTCAGTAGTTTCCATTAGAAACACCAAACATACAGAAGATCTAAATTCTGAAATGATTGGTAATTCTCCTTCCTTTAAAAAAATTACTCATATTATCAACAGGGTTAAAGACAATAAGGCCACCGTTTTAGTGCAAGGCGAAAGTGGTACCGGTAAAGAATTAGTTTCTAGAGCCATTCATTATTCAGGAAAATTTTCTCGCGAACCTTTTATTGCTGTGAACTGTGCTGCGATACCAGAAAACTTATTAGAAGCAGAATTATTTGGTTATACAAAAGGTGCTTTTACTGGTGCCAATGAAAATAGAAATGGTTTTTTTCAAGCATCAAACAAAGGAACATTATTTCTAGATGAAATAGGAAATGCCTCTTTGGCTGTACAAGCAAAATTACTTAGAGCGTTACAAGAAAAAGAAATTACAAAAGTAGGCTCTCAAAAAACAGAAAAAATAGATGTAAGAATTATTGCGGCCACGAATGAAAACCTATCTGCAATGATTGACAAAAAACTATTTAGAGAAGATTTATATTATAGACTTACCGTAGTCCAAATTGTAGTGCCACCGCTTAGAGAAAGAAAGGACGATATTAAATTACTAGTTGATAAGTTTATTCGAAAATATGGCATTGAGTATAAAGACAGGCTCTTAAACATATCGCAAGAAGCATTGGCTATTCTTGAAAGGTACTCCTGGCCAGGAAACATTAGAGAGCTTGAAAATGTCATACAAAATGCCGTAATCATGAGTGATCGTATTATTGATGTTGAAAATCTTCCTGAAAACCTAAAATTTAAAATAGAATTCCCTAAAAATTCACTTAAATCATTAGCCGAAATTGAAAAAGAGTACATTCAAAAAGTACTTTTTTCTACCAATAACAACAAAACTAAAGCTGCAGAAATCCTTCAAATAGATCGTAAAACTTTACGTGAAAAACTAAAGTAA
- a CDS encoding Glu/Leu/Phe/Val family dehydrogenase, with protein MIAKAKEVKATKQGMLDNVMRQFNNAADIIDLNSNIRKILEITNNELVVHFPVKMDNGEVEIFTGYRVQHNNALGPYKGGLRYHPTVDIDAARALAMWMTWKTSLAGLPYGGAKGGIQLDPSKYSISELERITRRFTYALGDNIGPELDIPAPDVNTNPQTMAWILDTYMSTKSPSERSKNMHVVTGKPLGAGGSEGRDRATGYGVFLNIKFWALEKKIDLKDKKFIVQGFGNVGYWTAHFLEKEGAKLVAVQDQFGCITNENGIEVETLFEYTKANKGSILGFANTTPIKNKDFFSVDCDICIPAALGNQITEENAPSIKAYLIAEGANGPTDINAEQILLKKGTDIIPDILCNSGGVICSYFEWLQNRNGEIWHLNEVMEKLEKKLEESFRKVIETSKRRAVDMRTAAFIIAIERLELAYVQRGIFP; from the coding sequence ATGATTGCAAAAGCAAAAGAAGTAAAGGCTACAAAACAAGGCATGTTAGATAATGTAATGCGCCAGTTTAATAATGCCGCAGATATTATAGATCTGAACTCAAATATTAGAAAGATTCTAGAAATTACAAACAATGAACTTGTAGTACATTTTCCTGTAAAAATGGACAATGGAGAAGTAGAAATTTTCACAGGATACCGTGTTCAACACAATAACGCTTTAGGACCATACAAAGGCGGATTACGATACCACCCTACGGTAGATATTGACGCCGCTAGAGCTCTTGCTATGTGGATGACTTGGAAAACATCTCTTGCTGGCTTACCATACGGGGGAGCAAAAGGGGGTATACAATTAGATCCTTCAAAATATTCTATTTCAGAATTGGAACGTATCACCAGAAGGTTTACGTATGCTTTAGGCGATAATATAGGACCAGAATTAGATATTCCTGCTCCTGATGTGAACACCAATCCACAAACTATGGCTTGGATTCTAGATACCTATATGTCTACAAAATCTCCTTCAGAACGCTCAAAGAACATGCACGTTGTAACAGGAAAACCCTTAGGAGCAGGTGGCTCTGAAGGGAGAGATCGCGCCACAGGATATGGTGTGTTCTTAAACATTAAATTTTGGGCTTTAGAAAAAAAAATAGACTTAAAAGATAAAAAATTTATTGTTCAGGGTTTTGGTAACGTAGGGTATTGGACTGCTCATTTTCTTGAAAAAGAAGGTGCTAAACTAGTCGCTGTTCAAGATCAATTTGGCTGTATTACTAATGAAAACGGAATTGAAGTAGAAACACTTTTTGAATATACTAAAGCGAATAAAGGAAGTATTCTTGGTTTCGCAAATACGACACCCATTAAAAATAAAGATTTCTTTAGTGTAGATTGTGATATTTGTATCCCAGCAGCCTTAGGAAACCAAATTACTGAAGAAAATGCTCCTTCAATTAAAGCATATTTAATTGCAGAAGGTGCTAATGGTCCTACTGATATTAATGCTGAACAAATATTACTAAAAAAAGGGACTGATATTATCCCTGATATTCTATGTAATTCTGGAGGAGTAATTTGTAGCTATTTTGAATGGCTTCAGAATAGAAACGGAGAAATATGGCATCTAAATGAAGTCATGGAAAAGCTAGAGAAAAAACTAGAAGAGTCCTTTAGAAAAGTAATTGAAACATCAAAAAGAAGAGCTGTTGATATGAGGACTGCAGCTTTCATTATAGCCATTGAACGATTAGAACTTGCTTACGTACAAAGAGGGATTTTCCCTTAA
- a CDS encoding GreA/GreB family elongation factor — MKYGTITIEKKEYVMLKRFLHLSGYHRDTTFKKSIRKLSEELSFAKVCNNNEMPKDVIRFNSIVTITANNGWTKEFQLVTPKDSDLKNNKVSILTPMGAAVIGYAEGDTISWEFPSGEQQLTVSKVEQKNSQIDINVLL; from the coding sequence ATGAAATACGGAACTATAACAATTGAGAAAAAAGAATACGTTATGCTAAAACGTTTCTTACACTTATCTGGTTATCACAGAGACACAACTTTTAAAAAATCTATTAGAAAACTTTCGGAAGAATTAAGCTTTGCCAAAGTTTGTAATAATAATGAGATGCCAAAAGATGTGATTCGTTTTAACTCTATCGTGACAATAACAGCAAATAATGGCTGGACTAAAGAGTTTCAACTAGTAACACCAAAAGATAGTGACCTTAAAAACAATAAAGTTTCTATTCTAACCCCAATGGGAGCTGCTGTTATTGGTTATGCCGAAGGAGATACTATTTCTTGGGAGTTTCCTAGTGGTGAACAACAATTAACCGTCTCTAAAGTAGAGCAGAAGAATAGTCAAATTGATATTAATGTTTTATTATAA